The following are encoded in a window of Bacteroidales bacterium genomic DNA:
- a CDS encoding nucleotidyl transferase AbiEii/AbiGii toxin family protein: MKGLTLNTKNIFNYVSRMDSIKEYSLIGGTALSLQINHRLSEDLDFCKWKLSKFDKPTINISFIEKELNDIGTIYKKNILDFNQVDFIINDVKVSFYANQLYKSPIKNHILLKNNLKVADIESIGIMKLELILRRRTFKDYYDLYSILKEGVLLKNLIEGAVKYSNYNLKSKNILLFISNGSNYIKEKKFTKLSPKYDVDEKIIESFLKNAIIKEFSQ, encoded by the coding sequence TTGAAAGGATTAACTTTAAATACAAAGAATATTTTTAACTATGTTTCAAGAATGGATAGTATAAAAGAATATTCTCTTATTGGTGGAACTGCATTATCATTACAAATTAATCATCGACTTAGCGAAGACCTTGACTTTTGTAAATGGAAATTGTCTAAATTTGATAAACCTACTATTAATATTTCCTTTATTGAAAAAGAATTAAATGATATAGGAACAATTTATAAAAAAAACATATTAGATTTTAATCAGGTAGATTTTATAATTAATGATGTCAAAGTATCTTTTTATGCAAATCAATTATATAAAAGCCCTATTAAAAATCATATTTTGTTAAAAAACAACTTAAAAGTTGCTGATATTGAATCAATAGGTATAATGAAACTCGAGTTAATATTAAGAAGAAGAACCTTTAAAGATTATTATGATTTATATAGTATATTGAAAGAGGGTGTTTTATTAAAAAATCTTATTGAAGGGGCAGTAAAATATTCAAACTATAATTTAAAATCAAAAAATATTCTTCTTTTTATTTCAAATGGTTCTAATTATATAAAAGAAAAAAAATTTACTAAGCTTTCTCCAAAATATGATGTTGATGAAAAAATTATTGAATCTTTTTTAAAAAATGCCATTATTAAAGAATTTTCTCAATAA